In Candidatus Saccharibacteria bacterium oral taxon 488, one DNA window encodes the following:
- a CDS encoding DNA methyltransferase, with protein sequence MRDLNVAIQPSFLPYLAEEKIITVFDEMHPFPATRYQGSKNKLTDWIWENIYDINFTTALDAFGGTGSVSHMLKRKGKEVIYNDILRFNSIIGTALIENDSILLTEEDIEFILNNNSGSFNFIQKTFKGIFYTDEENAWLDKTIFNIELLGDRYKRAIAYFSLFQSCIIKRPYNLFHRANLYLRLSTVKRSFGNKATWDKSFESCFRHFAAEANSSIFSNGKNCVALNKDVVTFDSKNIDLVYLDPPYISSNGVGTDYLDFYHFLEGIANYKTWNNKINHRYKHLPIKNKKKNPWTNKNQIEREFHKIISKFSDSTIVISYRSDGIPSIEQICDILSQYGKEMCVVSNRDYKYALSHSKTKEVLIISK encoded by the coding sequence ATGAGAGATCTGAACGTCGCGATTCAGCCATCCTTCTTACCGTATTTAGCAGAAGAAAAAATCATTACTGTATTTGACGAAATGCACCCTTTTCCAGCTACACGCTATCAGGGTTCAAAGAACAAATTAACAGATTGGATTTGGGAAAATATATATGATATAAATTTTACAACCGCACTTGATGCTTTTGGTGGAACCGGTTCTGTATCGCATATGCTGAAGCGCAAGGGAAAGGAAGTTATCTATAACGACATTCTTAGGTTCAACTCGATAATAGGAACTGCACTTATAGAAAATGATTCCATATTATTAACCGAGGAAGATATTGAATTCATATTAAACAATAACAGCGGTTCATTTAATTTTATTCAAAAAACGTTTAAGGGAATTTTCTATACTGACGAGGAAAATGCTTGGCTTGATAAAACGATTTTTAATATTGAGCTCTTGGGGGATAGGTATAAGAGGGCAATTGCTTATTTTTCTTTATTTCAATCGTGTATTATTAAAAGGCCGTATAATTTATTTCATAGAGCAAACTTGTACTTACGACTATCGACAGTAAAGCGCAGTTTTGGCAACAAAGCGACATGGGACAAGTCTTTCGAAAGTTGTTTTCGACATTTCGCAGCAGAAGCCAATAGCTCAATATTCTCAAACGGTAAAAATTGTGTTGCCCTAAATAAAGACGTAGTAACTTTTGATTCAAAAAACATTGACCTAGTATATCTTGACCCACCGTACATCTCTAGCAACGGTGTAGGCACGGACTACTTAGATTTCTATCACTTTCTAGAGGGAATAGCCAACTACAAAACTTGGAACAATAAGATTAATCATAGATATAAGCATTTACCTATAAAAAATAAGAAAAAGAACCCGTGGACTAATAAAAATCAGATAGAAAGAGAGTTCCATAAAATAATAAGTAAGTTTTCTGATTCCACAATAGTCATTTCTTATAGAAGCGACGGTATCCCGAGCATTGAACAGATATGTGATATACTTTCACAATATGGTAAAGAAATGTGCGTGGTATCTAATAGGGACTACAAGTACGCTTTGTCACACTCGAAAACAAAAGAGGTGCTAATCATTAGCAAATAA
- a CDS encoding restriction endonuclease — MKVQEFKNKLENTLRGDLKVLQDRNNDWVVKGFIDIYKNIYTISIDTKVISKIIELMLFPTISKFARSNKLKMVLAEHQNFYPDITFIDERDGTAFAVDVKSTYRVSNTRVNGFTLGAFTGYFRNRSSGKNITMPYSNYTCHLVLGVIYTQQPNKIDEEKIYTIDDLPEIVSVVSDFDYIVQEKYKIANSRPGSGNTKNIGSITEIEKLHNGNGPFAKLGADIFDDYWMYYQTRDMADGGNTPYSNLKQYVAYKKKLPDAKLLNTIDEEL; from the coding sequence ATGAAAGTACAAGAATTTAAGAACAAATTAGAAAATACCTTAAGGGGTGACCTTAAAGTCTTGCAAGACAGGAATAATGATTGGGTAGTTAAGGGCTTTATAGACATTTACAAAAATATCTATACTATCTCAATAGATACAAAGGTCATATCTAAGATAATAGAGCTTATGTTATTCCCTACGATTTCGAAGTTTGCGAGAAGCAATAAGCTAAAAATGGTGCTAGCTGAGCATCAAAATTTCTATCCTGACATTACATTTATTGATGAGAGAGACGGGACTGCGTTTGCAGTAGATGTGAAATCTACCTATCGAGTCAGCAATACTCGGGTAAACGGTTTTACCTTGGGTGCTTTTACTGGATATTTCCGCAATCGTTCCAGTGGTAAAAATATAACTATGCCATATTCAAATTATACTTGCCACCTTGTTCTTGGGGTCATTTATACGCAGCAGCCCAATAAAATTGATGAAGAAAAAATATATACGATTGATGATTTACCGGAGATAGTCTCTGTTGTCTCTGATTTTGATTATATTGTTCAGGAAAAATATAAGATTGCCAACTCAAGACCAGGTTCAGGAAATACAAAAAATATTGGCTCGATCACAGAGATAGAAAAGCTACATAATGGTAACGGGCCGTTCGCTAAACTTGGTGCAGATATTTTTGACGACTATTGGATGTATTACCAAACTCGTGATATGGCTGATGGTGGAAATACGCCATATTCAAATCTAAAACAATACGTAGCATACAAGAAAAAGCTGCCGGATGCCAAATTATTAAACACCATCGACGAAGAGTTGTAG
- a CDS encoding tetratricopeptide repeat protein, protein MSGLLVILLVMVWAVWYQPSVGEAQNLPVKLSEKLDKLWAIAQESLRENKYLRAEKALLTILRVDEKNATAYNRLGILYAKQRAYKDAIECFEIAQSLEPSASSLHNVGLIYYETQDYVKAALAFEQALDMEAGHAARHIAYAKVQEKLGNTKKMLAALEKAAELEPTPHTLNTLAQAYDSAKQPEQAAKLRERATAMLTPDKPAAAPRRSQHPAHPQQPRQPRQPRKVIM, encoded by the coding sequence ATGTCTGGATTATTAGTTATCCTGCTAGTTATGGTGTGGGCAGTTTGGTATCAGCCGTCAGTCGGCGAAGCGCAAAACTTACCAGTTAAATTGTCGGAGAAACTCGACAAGCTCTGGGCTATCGCTCAAGAGTCACTGCGCGAAAACAAGTATCTACGCGCCGAGAAAGCACTCCTAACCATCCTGCGCGTCGATGAGAAAAATGCCACGGCTTACAACCGCCTGGGGATTTTATACGCCAAGCAGCGCGCTTACAAGGACGCCATCGAATGCTTTGAGATCGCCCAGAGCCTCGAGCCGAGCGCCTCGAGCCTGCACAATGTTGGCCTCATTTACTACGAGACGCAAGATTATGTCAAGGCCGCGCTGGCCTTTGAGCAGGCGCTTGACATGGAGGCCGGTCATGCTGCCCGGCACATCGCCTATGCCAAGGTCCAGGAGAAATTAGGCAACACGAAGAAGATGCTGGCGGCGCTAGAAAAGGCCGCCGAGCTTGAACCAACCCCGCACACCTTGAACACACTCGCCCAAGCCTACGACAGCGCCAAGCAGCCCGAACAAGCCGCCAAACTTCGCGAGCGCGCCACGGCCATGCTCACACCCGACAAGCCAGCCGCCGCCCCGCGCCGTTCTCAGCACCCAGCTCATCCTCAGCAGCCACGCCAGCCGCGGCAACCACGAAAAGTAATTATGTAG
- a CDS encoding RluA family pseudouridine synthase, which yields MKISPRTVLKIARLYHLADDNTPVKALRHLKIQTDESHIVAEFILDKQHFAVLYGSIVDEESIDELWPGRPANAEMLPNPLDSSCTETPFQGKFVMMFRIVPTKQRLDIHLSTDFDPSISRSLWQKYIKAGYVSVNQRVVTTPKFEVDETDEIAVKLPEQEQASAELPVLYEDDDVIVVNKPSGLLTHAKGGLSTEPTVAEIIRPKTSFASDTDRPGIVHRLDRDTSGVLIIAKTADAAAHLQQQFAQRTTKKTYLAVTDGVPKLAAAKIDLPIGRNPAAPSTFRVDPNGKPAQTNYQVLAVADTKALIELKPSTGRTHQLRVHMAYLNTPILGDRVYGKPSASRLMLHAYKLEIPLPSGKQKTFEASIPEEFQQLFPEVATTPNEMSEAAHD from the coding sequence GTGAAAATCTCACCGCGCACCGTCCTCAAAATCGCCAGGCTATATCACCTGGCGGACGACAACACGCCCGTCAAAGCCTTACGCCATCTAAAAATCCAGACGGACGAATCGCACATCGTGGCGGAATTTATCTTAGACAAGCAGCATTTCGCCGTGCTCTACGGCTCGATCGTCGACGAAGAATCAATTGACGAATTGTGGCCCGGTAGGCCCGCCAACGCCGAGATGTTACCAAACCCGCTTGATTCGAGCTGCACCGAGACGCCGTTTCAGGGCAAGTTTGTCATGATGTTTCGAATTGTGCCGACCAAGCAGCGCCTGGACATCCACTTGTCCACGGACTTTGACCCGTCAATTTCGCGCAGCCTCTGGCAGAAATACATCAAAGCCGGCTATGTTTCGGTCAATCAGCGCGTAGTAACGACGCCGAAATTTGAGGTCGACGAGACTGACGAGATCGCCGTCAAGCTGCCAGAACAGGAGCAGGCCAGCGCAGAACTGCCGGTTCTATATGAAGACGATGACGTGATCGTAGTCAATAAGCCAAGCGGGCTGTTGACCCACGCCAAAGGCGGGTTATCGACCGAACCAACGGTGGCGGAAATTATTCGTCCCAAGACTTCGTTTGCCTCAGACACCGACCGGCCAGGCATTGTCCATCGGCTCGACCGCGACACCTCGGGTGTGCTGATCATCGCCAAAACTGCTGATGCTGCCGCCCACCTACAACAGCAATTCGCCCAGCGTACCACCAAGAAAACCTACCTCGCGGTAACTGACGGCGTGCCGAAACTAGCCGCCGCAAAGATCGACCTGCCGATTGGCCGCAATCCAGCCGCGCCCAGCACCTTCCGTGTCGACCCAAACGGCAAGCCCGCTCAGACAAACTATCAGGTTTTGGCAGTGGCTGATACCAAAGCATTAATTGAGCTCAAACCCTCCACCGGCCGCACCCACCAACTCCGCGTCCATATGGCATACCTAAACACACCAATCCTCGGCGACCGCGTTTACGGCAAACCAAGCGCCAGCCGCTTGATGCTCCACGCCTATAAACTGGAAATCCCGCTGCCATCCGGCAAGCAAAAAACCTTTGAAGCGTCCATCCCGGAGGAGTTTCAACAATTATTCCCGGAGGTTGCTACAACCCCGAACGAGATGAGCGAGGCTGCTCATGACTAA
- the trpS gene encoding tryptophan--tRNA ligase: MSKPVILTGVRANNDIHIGNYFGAILPIVDMAKRRSSDYDINLFIPDLHSFTTPIDHSKLYDSILNNARIYTAAGLPLDNQAIHLYRQSRVPAHSELAWILDCFTGFGEMSRMTQFKDKGSKVDARNIAERIKKALDAQKSGDIVSERVELMRLYNKLVFEKEVSVGLFNYPVLMAADILLYGATYVPVGDDQTQHLEFTRDIAERMNRKFGELFTVPKPVAEQHRFFGKDQGLRIKDLANPTKKMSKSDDTGKGVIFLGDDPQAAHKKIMSATTDSLGKVQYDRDNQPGISNLLEILTLVRQDAGRDVSLEQTISQYAGMERYGDFKRIVADEVAEFLANFQARLAAVDKQAIERKLESSERDMNVIANATLHRVQAAVGLRR, from the coding sequence ATGAGTAAACCCGTCATCCTCACCGGCGTGCGCGCCAACAACGATATTCACATTGGCAATTATTTTGGCGCCATTTTGCCGATTGTTGATATGGCGAAACGCCGCTCGTCTGATTATGATATCAATCTGTTTATCCCGGATCTTCACAGCTTCACCACGCCGATCGACCACAGTAAATTGTATGACAGCATCCTCAACAACGCCCGGATTTATACGGCCGCCGGGCTGCCGCTGGACAACCAGGCGATTCATCTGTACCGTCAAAGCCGCGTCCCAGCCCACAGCGAGCTGGCGTGGATCTTGGACTGCTTCACCGGATTTGGCGAGATGAGCCGAATGACGCAGTTTAAGGATAAGGGCAGTAAGGTAGACGCCCGAAACATCGCTGAGAGAATTAAAAAAGCCCTTGACGCACAAAAAAGCGGTGATATTGTCTCGGAGAGAGTAGAACTTATGCGATTATATAATAAATTGGTTTTTGAAAAAGAAGTTTCCGTCGGTCTCTTCAACTACCCAGTCCTGATGGCGGCCGACATCTTGCTCTACGGCGCCACTTACGTGCCAGTCGGCGACGACCAGACGCAGCACCTGGAATTCACCCGCGACATCGCCGAGCGGATGAACCGCAAATTCGGCGAATTATTCACCGTGCCCAAACCGGTCGCCGAACAGCACCGATTTTTCGGTAAAGACCAAGGCCTACGCATCAAAGACCTCGCCAACCCGACCAAAAAAATGAGCAAGTCCGACGACACCGGCAAGGGCGTGATTTTCCTAGGCGACGACCCGCAGGCAGCGCACAAAAAAATCATGAGCGCCACCACCGACTCACTGGGCAAGGTACAGTACGACCGTGACAACCAACCAGGAATTTCCAATCTGCTGGAGATTTTGACGCTGGTACGCCAGGACGCTGGGCGAGATGTCAGCTTGGAGCAGACCATCAGTCAGTACGCCGGCATGGAGCGCTACGGCGACTTCAAGCGAATCGTGGCGGATGAAGTGGCAGAATTCTTAGCAAATTTCCAAGCACGCCTGGCGGCAGTTGACAAGCAGGCCATCGAACGCAAACTGGAGTCCAGCGAGCGCGACATGAACGTCATCGCTAATGCAACCTTGCACCGCGTCCAGGCGGCCGTGGGACTACGGAGATAG
- a CDS encoding alpha/beta fold hydrolase, with protein MFDRLIHRWLRVPYKLYVHDFQTPKQPRATVVLIHGIGSSSAMWQRVVGRRRIDKTTRVLAVDLLGFGNSPRPHWKTYDVKTQVDSLVATLAQQKVDGRIILVGHSLGALVAVHAARYYPSLIDSLILCSPPLYHPQGKDRPAERQLRALYQKIIDKPALGKVIASDFAKKYKLFNPGFLVDESNLPIFLDTLDAAIINQKALTEIAELTMPVEIFYGQFDPVIINKNLRKLAKQKHIAVTKMLASHEIDKRYGQVVAQAINRHAIGDDYGQA; from the coding sequence ATGTTCGACCGACTCATCCATCGCTGGCTGCGCGTACCGTATAAACTATACGTGCATGATTTTCAAACACCGAAACAGCCTCGCGCCACTGTCGTGTTGATTCATGGCATCGGGAGCTCGTCGGCGATGTGGCAGCGAGTCGTAGGGCGTCGTAGGATTGATAAAACGACTCGCGTACTAGCGGTCGACTTGCTCGGTTTTGGCAATTCACCGCGACCCCACTGGAAGACCTATGATGTCAAAACGCAGGTCGATTCACTAGTCGCAACCTTGGCACAGCAGAAAGTCGATGGACGAATCATCTTGGTTGGCCATAGCTTGGGGGCGCTCGTGGCGGTACACGCCGCCCGATATTATCCTTCATTGATCGATTCGCTCATCCTGTGCAGCCCGCCGCTGTATCATCCACAAGGCAAAGATCGCCCGGCTGAACGCCAACTGCGTGCACTGTACCAAAAAATTATCGATAAACCAGCGCTCGGCAAGGTGATTGCCAGCGATTTTGCCAAGAAATACAAGCTATTCAATCCTGGCTTTCTCGTCGATGAGTCAAATCTGCCAATCTTTCTCGACACCTTAGACGCGGCCATCATCAACCAAAAGGCGCTAACGGAAATTGCCGAATTGACGATGCCGGTTGAAATATTTTACGGGCAATTTGACCCAGTCATTATCAATAAGAACCTACGAAAATTAGCAAAGCAAAAGCACATCGCCGTCACTAAAATGTTAGCAAGTCATGAGATCGACAAACGCTATGGCCAAGTTGTTGCTCAAGCGATCAATCGGCACGCCATCGGAGACGACTATGGCCAAGCGTAA
- a CDS encoding alpha/beta fold hydrolase produces MSKRIRTAGFAEKQAELSHITMNYVEGPKNGPPLVLIPAQMGTWQSYHKVLPILAKQFWVFAIDVRGHGRSSWTPGDYTWDTVSEDVAEFISTVIKQPAILSGNSSGGIIALWCAAHASQWVSAAVLEDAPVFSTEMPRFRDQDKFVYNGIKHTVEAIGDIHHRDLANYYANQVMPINERRVKRMPQWFVRWLSKKLKQTEKRHPGDPIALDQWYIPYILKLQFTSLKMYDPDFGRAFVDGRMYGNFDHAQALKAVRCPLLVLHADWQRLPQYGLVGAMDYDDAKHIQQLAPQMHYQKIAAKHVIHVFNPRRFIEAIVNFTNQVL; encoded by the coding sequence ATGTCTAAGCGTATTCGCACGGCAGGTTTTGCGGAAAAGCAGGCGGAGCTGAGCCACATAACTATGAACTATGTTGAAGGCCCTAAAAATGGTCCTCCATTAGTGTTAATACCCGCTCAAATGGGAACCTGGCAAAGCTATCATAAGGTCTTACCCATACTTGCCAAGCAATTTTGGGTATTTGCCATTGATGTTCGCGGACACGGACGCAGCAGCTGGACGCCCGGTGATTATACCTGGGACACTGTTAGCGAAGACGTAGCGGAATTCATCAGCACAGTTATCAAGCAGCCAGCTATCCTGTCAGGCAATTCATCTGGCGGCATCATTGCGTTATGGTGCGCAGCTCATGCTAGTCAATGGGTGTCGGCTGCTGTCTTAGAGGATGCGCCAGTGTTCTCGACCGAGATGCCACGTTTTCGTGATCAAGATAAATTTGTATATAATGGCATCAAACATACGGTTGAAGCCATCGGAGACATCCACCATCGTGATCTGGCCAACTACTATGCTAATCAAGTCATGCCCATTAACGAACGCCGCGTGAAAAGAATGCCACAGTGGTTTGTCCGTTGGCTTTCAAAGAAGCTCAAACAAACTGAAAAACGTCATCCTGGTGACCCAATTGCTCTTGATCAGTGGTATATACCATATATATTGAAGCTGCAATTCACCTCACTCAAGATGTACGATCCAGATTTTGGTCGGGCCTTTGTTGATGGTCGTATGTACGGTAATTTTGATCACGCTCAAGCGCTAAAAGCTGTCCGCTGTCCACTCCTGGTATTGCATGCCGACTGGCAGCGACTGCCACAGTACGGCTTGGTGGGTGCTATGGATTATGACGATGCGAAACATATCCAGCAGTTAGCGCCGCAAATGCACTATCAAAAAATCGCCGCCAAACATGTCATCCACGTCTTTAATCCACGACGGTTTATCGAAGCTATTGTTAATTTCACCAACCAGGTACTATAG
- the rpsI gene encoding 30S ribosomal protein S9: MATDTYFYGLGRRKSASASVRLLPGKGTITINGKVAAEYLDGNKTLLAEVTDPLAIVSKQKEYDVTILVKGGGLAGQVDAIKLGIAKALTAAHADLRPVLKKAELLKRDPREKERKKYGLRSARKREQFSKR, encoded by the coding sequence ATGGCTACTGATACCTATTTCTACGGCTTGGGACGACGCAAAAGCGCCTCGGCAAGTGTTCGCTTGCTTCCTGGCAAGGGTACCATCACCATCAATGGCAAAGTAGCCGCTGAGTACTTGGATGGCAACAAAACCTTGCTCGCCGAAGTAACCGATCCACTAGCTATCGTCAGCAAGCAAAAGGAATACGACGTTACCATCTTGGTGAAAGGTGGTGGTCTCGCTGGTCAAGTTGACGCCATCAAGCTTGGTATCGCCAAAGCATTGACGGCTGCTCACGCTGATCTGCGCCCAGTTCTGAAGAAGGCTGAGCTGCTCAAGCGTGACCCACGCGAGAAAGAGCGCAAGAAATACGGTCTGCGTTCTGCCCGCAAGCGCGAACAATTCTCCAAGCGTTAA
- the rplM gene encoding 50S ribosomal protein L13, giving the protein MKTYSQKPSDVSRRWVLFDASELPLGRLATEIAKHLTGKYKPTYTPHVDGGDYVVVINAANTVVTGYKETDKYYYRHSGFPGGIKETQFKEMRERHPERIIEEAVKGMLPKNKLQAERLKRLRVFAGSEHAHTAQTPEKVEVK; this is encoded by the coding sequence ATGAAGACCTATTCACAAAAACCATCTGACGTTTCTCGCCGCTGGGTATTGTTTGATGCAAGTGAACTGCCACTCGGACGTTTGGCAACTGAAATTGCTAAGCACCTGACCGGTAAATACAAACCAACCTACACGCCGCATGTTGACGGCGGCGACTATGTGGTGGTTATTAACGCCGCAAACACCGTCGTTACTGGCTACAAGGAAACCGACAAGTACTACTACCGTCACAGTGGTTTCCCAGGCGGCATCAAAGAAACGCAGTTCAAAGAAATGCGTGAACGCCACCCAGAACGAATTATTGAAGAAGCTGTCAAAGGCATGTTGCCAAAGAACAAATTGCAAGCAGAGCGCCTCAAGCGCCTCCGTGTATTTGCTGGCAGCGAGCATGCTCACACGGCACAAACCCCAGAGAAAGTTGAGGTAAAGTAA
- the rplQ gene encoding 50S ribosomal protein L17 gives MHRHGYQGRKFGRERDQRRALLRGLATSLVEHGKIETTLPKAKELKRHIEKIITKAKKGDLASRRQVIAALSTRAAAYKLVDEIAPQLSGRTSGHVRVERTRLRVGDGAQMAIIEFVDDIKPMPKEEK, from the coding sequence ATGCATAGACACGGATATCAAGGGCGCAAGTTCGGCCGTGAGCGTGATCAACGACGAGCCTTGCTGAGGGGCCTGGCAACCAGCCTGGTCGAGCACGGCAAAATCGAGACCACCTTGCCGAAAGCCAAAGAGCTGAAGCGCCACATTGAAAAAATCATCACCAAGGCGAAGAAAGGCGATCTAGCCAGCCGCCGCCAGGTGATCGCAGCACTCAGCACCCGCGCTGCTGCTTACAAACTGGTTGATGAAATTGCCCCACAACTGAGCGGTCGCACCAGCGGACACGTTCGCGTTGAGCGCACCCGCCTACGTGTTGGCGACGGCGCGCAAATGGCAATCATCGAGTTTGTCGACGACATCAAACCAATGCCAAAGGAGGAGAAATAA